A region of Halosolutus amylolyticus DNA encodes the following proteins:
- the gdhB gene encoding glutamate dehydrogenase GdhB, which translates to MASHQRSTPNREPQRSPDENPETALETARRQLARAAEYLEIDDTVLERLRYPGKVHEVTVPLERDDGSVDVFTGYRAQHDSVRGPYKGGLRYHPDVTRDECVGLAMWMTWKCAVMDIPFGGAKGGIVVDPKSLSDDETERLTRRFTQEIRDVIGPNTDIPAPDMGTDPATMAWLMDAYSMQEGETTPGVVTGKPPAVGGSRGREEAPGRSVAIVTRETLDYYDEAIEETTVAVQGFGSVGANAARLLDEWGATVVAISDVNGAVYDPAGIDVAAIPSHDEEPEAVTDNAEGTRITNDELLAVDVDVLVPAAVGNVITEDNADDVRAEYVVEGANGPTTFAGDAILAENGVHVLPDILANAGGVTVSYFEWLQDINRRTWSLDRVQEELEAEMVAAWDAVREEVETRDVTWRDAAYIVALSRISEAHEMRGLWP; encoded by the coding sequence ATGGCGTCTCACCAGCGTTCGACACCGAACCGGGAGCCACAGCGATCGCCGGACGAGAATCCCGAAACGGCGCTCGAGACCGCTCGTCGGCAACTCGCCCGCGCCGCAGAGTATCTCGAAATCGACGACACCGTCCTCGAGCGACTCAGATACCCCGGGAAAGTCCACGAGGTCACCGTCCCGCTCGAGCGCGACGACGGGAGCGTCGACGTCTTTACCGGCTATCGCGCCCAGCACGACAGCGTTCGCGGGCCGTACAAGGGCGGCCTCCGGTACCATCCCGACGTGACCCGCGACGAGTGCGTTGGCCTCGCGATGTGGATGACCTGGAAGTGCGCCGTGATGGACATCCCCTTCGGGGGCGCGAAAGGCGGGATCGTCGTCGACCCCAAGTCACTGAGCGACGACGAGACGGAACGACTCACGCGCCGGTTCACCCAGGAGATCCGCGACGTGATCGGCCCGAACACGGACATCCCGGCCCCCGACATGGGGACCGATCCGGCGACGATGGCCTGGCTGATGGACGCCTACAGTATGCAGGAGGGCGAGACCACGCCCGGCGTCGTCACCGGCAAACCGCCCGCGGTCGGCGGCAGTCGCGGTCGCGAGGAAGCGCCCGGCCGGAGCGTCGCGATCGTCACCCGCGAAACGCTCGACTATTACGACGAAGCGATCGAGGAGACGACCGTCGCCGTCCAGGGCTTCGGGAGCGTCGGCGCGAACGCCGCCCGCCTGCTCGACGAGTGGGGCGCGACGGTCGTCGCGATCAGCGACGTCAACGGAGCCGTGTACGACCCGGCCGGGATCGACGTGGCCGCGATCCCCTCCCACGACGAGGAGCCCGAAGCGGTCACCGACAACGCCGAGGGGACTCGCATCACGAACGACGAACTGCTTGCGGTCGACGTCGACGTGCTCGTGCCGGCGGCCGTCGGCAACGTCATCACCGAGGACAACGCCGACGACGTACGGGCCGAGTACGTCGTCGAGGGGGCCAACGGCCCGACCACGTTCGCCGGCGACGCGATCCTCGCCGAGAACGGAGTCCACGTCCTCCCCGACATCCTCGCCAACGCCGGCGGCGTCACCGTGAGCTACTTCGAGTGGCTCCAGGACATCAACCGCCGCACGTGGAGCCTCGATCGGGTCCAGGAGGAACTCGAGGCCGAGATGGTCGCCGCCTGGGACGCCGTCCGCGAGGAGGTCGAGACTCGGGACGTGACCTGGCGCGACGCCGCCTACATCGTCGCCCTCTCGCGGATCAGCGAGGCCCACGAGATGCGCGGGCTCTGGCCCTGA
- a CDS encoding phosphoribosyltransferase, whose product MFDDRTDAGEQLAAELERRGFEADVVLGIPRGALPVARPVADALDADLNVVVARKMGAPGNPELAIGAVASDGSAWYNDDLIDRLGVDDAYLEEIREEEAENAAQKADRYRDTPGLPDLAGERVVIVDDGVATGATAVACLRQVQDSDAESVALTVPVGSPRSIADLESEADEVIALRTPENFQAVGQFYRTFGQVTDADAIEYLDRE is encoded by the coding sequence ATGTTCGACGATCGAACGGACGCCGGCGAACAGCTCGCAGCGGAACTCGAGCGACGCGGCTTCGAGGCGGACGTCGTCCTCGGCATCCCGCGCGGGGCGCTGCCCGTCGCTCGACCCGTCGCGGACGCGCTCGACGCCGACCTGAACGTCGTCGTGGCCCGAAAGATGGGCGCGCCGGGGAACCCCGAACTGGCGATCGGTGCGGTCGCGAGCGATGGGAGCGCCTGGTACAACGACGACCTCATCGATCGGCTAGGCGTGGACGACGCGTACCTCGAGGAGATCCGCGAGGAGGAGGCTGAGAACGCGGCCCAAAAGGCCGATCGATACCGCGACACGCCGGGCCTGCCGGACCTCGCGGGCGAGCGCGTGGTGATCGTCGACGACGGCGTCGCCACGGGCGCGACCGCGGTCGCCTGTCTCCGGCAGGTCCAGGACTCGGACGCCGAATCCGTCGCGCTCACCGTCCCCGTCGGCTCGCCCCGATCGATCGCCGATCTGGAGTCGGAAGCCGACGAGGTGATCGCGCTCCGGACGCCCGAGAACTTTCAGGCAGTCGGCCAGTTCTACCGGACCTTCGGCCAGGTGACCGACGCGGACGCGATCGAGTACCTCGATCGGGAGTAA
- a CDS encoding NAD(P)H-hydrate dehydratase, with the protein MVRLQRTLSNVSEGGNDNGRVGIVGGAVEYPNQPALVGLAALRTGSDHVRAFVADPIYEVVASYDPNLLVDRYAGEQFERSAVERTRELGAWADALVIGPGLVDADRAALCDAVDVPTVVDALAIEPALEADLSNTVLTPSSAEVEPIRETYGSLETFTTETGAVVALTGDVDEIVADGERLRNETGTSALTVAGTGDTLAGIVGSLLGQGTDRAEAAELGAWVLGKAGELATAEYGPGVVATDVIDRIPDTIR; encoded by the coding sequence ATGGTACGCCTGCAGCGAACGCTCTCGAACGTCTCCGAGGGCGGGAACGACAACGGTCGCGTCGGCATCGTCGGCGGGGCGGTCGAGTACCCCAACCAGCCCGCGCTGGTCGGGCTGGCGGCGCTCCGGACCGGATCCGACCACGTCCGCGCGTTCGTCGCCGATCCGATCTACGAGGTCGTCGCGAGTTACGATCCGAACCTGCTCGTCGATCGCTACGCGGGCGAACAGTTCGAGCGGAGCGCCGTCGAGCGCACCCGCGAACTGGGCGCGTGGGCCGACGCGCTCGTGATCGGTCCCGGCCTCGTCGACGCCGACCGCGCGGCCCTGTGCGACGCCGTCGACGTGCCGACCGTCGTCGACGCCCTCGCGATCGAACCGGCGCTCGAGGCCGACCTCTCGAACACCGTCCTCACGCCCAGCAGCGCCGAGGTAGAGCCGATCCGCGAAACCTACGGCTCGCTCGAGACCTTCACGACGGAGACCGGAGCGGTCGTTGCGCTGACCGGCGACGTCGACGAGATCGTCGCCGACGGGGAGCGCCTTCGAAACGAAACGGGGACGTCGGCGCTCACCGTCGCCGGGACCGGCGACACGCTGGCCGGCATCGTCGGGTCCCTGCTCGGCCAGGGAACGGACCGGGCCGAGGCCGCCGAACTCGGGGCGTGGGTGCTCGGCAAGGCCGGCGAACTGGCGACGGCCGAGTACGGCCCTGGCGTCGTCGCGACGGACGTGATCGATCGGATTCCGGATACGATTCGGTGA
- a CDS encoding class I SAM-dependent methyltransferase — translation MPTHDGTRTTCGESTDEVSHPLVAAVYDWVVPERALFAPHRRYLTADLSGRVLDVGAGTGANVPHVAASDDEIEFHAIEPDPHMRRQAARKARAVGCRVDLRDARAESLPYPDDAFDVVLAGLVFCTIADPDVALDEVARVLKPGGELRFLEHVRADGWRAAGQDVLNPLWERAAGGCQLNRDTVDRFVCHDAFDVEEIDRLSVGIFPATPIVRGRLRRRRDDRDDRGLFDRLVPVET, via the coding sequence ATGCCCACTCACGACGGGACCCGAACGACCTGTGGCGAGTCGACCGACGAGGTTTCACACCCGCTCGTGGCGGCGGTGTACGACTGGGTCGTCCCCGAACGGGCCCTGTTCGCCCCGCACAGACGGTATCTGACGGCCGATCTCTCCGGACGGGTGCTTGACGTCGGGGCGGGAACGGGGGCGAACGTCCCGCACGTCGCGGCGAGCGACGACGAGATCGAGTTCCACGCGATCGAGCCCGATCCCCACATGCGCCGGCAGGCGGCCCGGAAGGCCCGGGCGGTCGGCTGTCGCGTCGACCTCCGGGACGCTCGCGCCGAGTCGTTGCCCTATCCCGACGACGCCTTCGACGTCGTCCTCGCCGGCCTGGTCTTCTGTACGATCGCGGACCCCGACGTGGCGCTGGACGAGGTCGCGCGGGTGCTGAAACCCGGCGGCGAGTTGCGCTTCCTCGAACACGTCAGGGCCGACGGCTGGCGCGCCGCCGGGCAGGACGTCCTGAACCCGCTCTGGGAGCGAGCGGCCGGCGGCTGCCAGCTGAACCGCGACACCGTCGATCGGTTCGTCTGCCACGACGCATTCGACGTCGAGGAGATCGACCGCCTCTCGGTCGGGATCTTTCCGGCGACGCCGATCGTCCGCGGGCGACTGCGGCGCCGGCGCGACGATCGAGACGATAGGGGTTTATTTGACAGGCTGGTGCCTGTCGAGACGTGA
- a CDS encoding pyridoxal-phosphate-dependent aminotransferase family protein yields MTPGPTEVPAAVRQRMAEPTPNPDVEPEFVAFYRELTDKLARIYHADRSGESPREAAERRDVVVLGGEGILGLEAAVASLVDPGDRVLCLSNGLYGAGFADFVEDYGGEAVVCEVPWEETLDRGTVEARLDDADEAFDVATMVHCETPTGTLNDLDPILDLLADRDVLTVVDAVSSLGGTPVPTGKVDVCLGASQKCFSAPPGLATCAVSDRAWERIEAVENETYYADLEPWRTAAEDEWFPYTHLTANLYGLDAAADLLLDEGLEGVFDRHETAARRCRERAADLGLELYPAEERDSSPTVTALSVDGRADELQRAMREDHEIVLATGLGDLEDDILRIGHMGHNARVDRVDRTMDALEAVLD; encoded by the coding sequence ATGACGCCCGGCCCGACCGAGGTCCCGGCGGCGGTCCGCCAGCGGATGGCCGAACCGACCCCGAACCCCGACGTCGAACCCGAGTTCGTCGCGTTTTACCGCGAGTTGACGGACAAACTGGCGCGGATCTACCACGCTGACCGGAGCGGCGAGTCCCCGAGGGAAGCGGCCGAACGGCGGGACGTCGTCGTCCTCGGGGGCGAGGGGATCCTCGGCCTCGAGGCCGCCGTCGCCTCGCTGGTCGATCCCGGCGATCGAGTGCTGTGTCTCTCGAACGGCCTGTACGGCGCGGGGTTCGCCGACTTCGTCGAGGACTACGGCGGGGAGGCCGTCGTCTGCGAGGTCCCCTGGGAGGAGACGCTCGATCGCGGGACGGTCGAAGCGCGTCTCGACGACGCCGACGAGGCGTTCGACGTGGCGACGATGGTCCACTGCGAGACGCCGACGGGGACGCTGAACGACCTCGACCCGATCCTCGACCTGCTCGCCGATCGCGACGTGCTCACGGTCGTCGACGCGGTTTCCTCGCTGGGCGGCACGCCGGTTCCGACCGGGAAGGTAGACGTCTGTCTCGGCGCGAGCCAGAAGTGTTTCAGCGCGCCGCCGGGGCTCGCGACCTGCGCGGTCAGCGATCGGGCCTGGGAGCGCATCGAAGCGGTCGAGAACGAGACCTACTACGCCGACCTCGAACCGTGGCGGACGGCGGCCGAGGACGAGTGGTTCCCCTACACCCACCTCACGGCGAACCTGTACGGCCTCGACGCCGCGGCCGACCTGCTTCTCGACGAGGGACTCGAGGGCGTCTTCGATCGCCACGAGACGGCGGCGCGGCGGTGTCGGGAGCGCGCCGCCGACCTCGGCCTGGAGCTGTACCCGGCCGAGGAACGCGATTCGTCGCCGACCGTGACCGCACTCTCGGTCGACGGCCGGGCCGACGAGTTGCAGCGGGCGATGCGCGAGGACCACGAGATCGTCCTCGCGACCGGCCTCGGCGACCTCGAGGACGACATCCTCCGGATCGGACACATGGGCCACAACGCCCGCGTCGATCGGGTCGATCGGACGATGGATGCCCTGGAAGCCGTCCTCGACTGA
- a CDS encoding carbon starvation CstA family protein, giving the protein MTQVIWIVAAVLVTFTVGYVGYSRYLTQFVELDADRETPAHKYEDGQEYVPSKKPVLLGHHYSSIAGGAPIVGPITAGAIWGWVPALLWIAIGNPLMGAVHDFVSLSGSLRHEGKSIGYMIGEYVGESGKNMLLWFAFLTIILVVAVFALVVGIVFNAFPQVVTASFIYIALALVFGVYLYQFNGPFIPGTIVFVLGVFAAVWVGIQYPLALFAGDYPAGTIVLFSGTGEWLPGAAQLEGIGGGNTAGWIPIVMVYAAVASALPVWVLLQPRDYLSSFLLYTGVGGAIVAIIVGTFLGTSSEPLVIDSSIGAFEGFWGVEAAGYAPLFPLLFITIACGTISGFHSLVSSGTTAKQLDKETDARLIGYGGMLGEGLLAAVALSTLAVWGFADPAGGIGAALPNFASGGGVIFTSLGIPETTGAVFMALVLCSFLLTSTDTAVRLGRYMMEEIVGTPAGRTDTGLNADPGSIARGRYTNPLVQVIPAYLLVVSGQWVVLWQLFGGANQLLAALALLTATVWLANWDDSKQLISTGVPMAVMVTITILGLSILVFYENLYLNLIQGGAGTTEATISSIVQMGIGLVLIGLALALVRLGYRNIQDVRRGPEAPAAPGDD; this is encoded by the coding sequence ATGACACAGGTGATTTGGATCGTTGCCGCGGTACTGGTAACGTTCACAGTGGGGTACGTGGGGTACTCGCGGTATCTCACGCAGTTCGTCGAACTCGACGCGGATCGAGAGACACCGGCACACAAGTACGAGGATGGTCAGGAGTACGTCCCGTCGAAGAAACCGGTCTTGTTGGGGCATCACTATTCGAGTATCGCGGGGGGCGCTCCGATCGTCGGCCCGATCACGGCCGGGGCCATCTGGGGCTGGGTTCCCGCCCTGCTGTGGATCGCGATCGGGAACCCGCTGATGGGCGCCGTTCACGACTTCGTCTCGCTGTCGGGCAGTCTGCGCCACGAGGGGAAGTCGATCGGCTACATGATCGGCGAGTACGTCGGCGAGAGCGGCAAGAACATGCTGCTGTGGTTCGCGTTCCTGACGATCATCCTGGTCGTGGCCGTGTTCGCGCTCGTCGTCGGGATCGTGTTCAACGCGTTCCCACAGGTCGTGACAGCGTCGTTCATTTATATCGCTCTGGCGCTCGTGTTCGGGGTCTACCTGTACCAGTTCAACGGGCCGTTCATCCCAGGAACGATCGTGTTCGTCCTGGGCGTGTTCGCGGCCGTCTGGGTGGGCATTCAGTACCCGCTGGCGCTGTTCGCCGGTGACTATCCGGCCGGAACGATCGTGTTGTTCAGCGGCACCGGCGAGTGGCTCCCGGGGGCAGCCCAACTCGAAGGGATCGGCGGCGGGAACACCGCGGGGTGGATCCCCATCGTGATGGTGTACGCCGCAGTTGCGAGCGCACTCCCGGTGTGGGTCCTGTTGCAGCCGCGTGACTACCTCTCGTCGTTCCTGCTGTACACCGGCGTCGGCGGAGCGATCGTCGCGATCATCGTCGGGACGTTCCTCGGAACCTCGTCCGAACCGCTCGTCATCGACAGCTCGATCGGCGCGTTCGAAGGGTTCTGGGGCGTCGAAGCGGCCGGGTACGCGCCGCTGTTCCCGCTGCTGTTCATCACGATCGCCTGCGGGACGATCAGCGGGTTCCACTCGCTGGTCTCCTCGGGAACGACCGCGAAACAGCTCGACAAGGAAACCGACGCCCGGCTGATCGGCTACGGCGGCATGCTGGGAGAAGGACTGCTCGCCGCAGTTGCCCTTTCCACGCTCGCGGTGTGGGGCTTCGCCGATCCCGCCGGCGGGATCGGTGCGGCACTGCCGAACTTCGCGTCCGGCGGTGGCGTCATCTTCACGAGCCTCGGTATCCCCGAGACGACCGGCGCCGTGTTCATGGCGCTGGTCCTGTGTAGCTTCCTGCTGACCTCGACCGACACGGCCGTCCGCCTCGGCCGGTACATGATGGAAGAGATCGTCGGGACGCCCGCAGGTCGGACCGACACGGGGCTGAACGCCGATCCCGGGTCGATCGCCCGGGGTCGATACACGAACCCGCTCGTCCAGGTCATTCCGGCGTACCTGCTCGTCGTCTCCGGCCAGTGGGTCGTCCTCTGGCAGCTGTTCGGCGGGGCGAATCAGCTGCTCGCCGCGCTGGCGCTGCTGACCGCGACCGTCTGGCTGGCCAACTGGGACGACAGCAAGCAGCTCATCTCGACCGGCGTCCCGATGGCGGTCATGGTGACGATCACCATCCTCGGCCTCTCGATCCTGGTGTTCTACGAGAACCTCTACCTGAACCTGATCCAGGGCGGGGCGGGAACCACCGAGGCGACGATCTCGTCGATCGTGCAGATGGGGATCGGCCTCGTCCTGATCGGACTGGCGCTCGCGCTAGTCAGGCTCGGGTACAGGAACATTCAGGACGTCCGTCGCGGACCGGAAGCGCCCGCCGCACCGGGCGACGACTGA
- a CDS encoding cupin domain-containing protein has product MGYRIVDPDAIDPAPDRPSECRKLSDPAGLETMAINRFRAEPGEELPLAYHYHDTQQEAFYVLSGTLAVETPDETYEVPSDRLFVVDPEHPQRAYNPADADEQVTVLAIGAPQADDDVHAYDPDDA; this is encoded by the coding sequence ATGGGATACCGAATCGTCGATCCGGACGCGATCGACCCGGCGCCCGATCGGCCTAGCGAGTGCCGGAAGCTGTCGGATCCGGCCGGACTCGAGACGATGGCGATCAACCGGTTCCGCGCGGAACCGGGCGAGGAACTCCCGCTGGCCTACCACTACCACGACACGCAACAGGAGGCGTTCTACGTCCTCTCGGGGACCCTGGCCGTCGAGACGCCCGACGAGACGTACGAGGTGCCGAGCGACCGCCTGTTCGTCGTCGACCCGGAACACCCACAGCGCGCGTACAACCCGGCCGACGCCGACGAACAGGTGACGGTGCTGGCGATCGGTGCACCGCAAGCCGACGACGACGTACACGCCTACGACCCGGACGACGCATGA
- a CDS encoding CobW family GTP-binding protein — MDADGTIPVTILSGSLGAGKTTLLNHLLSTAGDRTLAVLVNDMGEVNVDAELVAEGSELELDDGVAELSNGCICCELQDDLETAVVRLARDRSFDHLVVESSGISEPAPVARLFTTESRVAARYTVDTLVTVLDTPAFLDAFAGEEVPERRGEEADRPLSDLLVDQVEVSNVVLCNKADRCSEDDLAAAEELVHALQPDAETIRTEFSAVDPDRILGRGLFDPDRLSELPGWKRALEDDHDDHGDGHEDGGEDAHEHHDAEHAHHHPDEVYGVSSFVFRRRRPFHPDRFASFLRDLPPEIVRAKGTAWLGGNEMRVAIAQAGPSIRATAQGPWIASLPEIERDMYRSNRPDLAWDDEHGDRRTELVFIGTDYDESALRAALSEALVTDDEWASDDSLATDDPFPDEQGAETVVREP; from the coding sequence ATGGACGCCGATGGGACCATCCCGGTGACGATTCTCTCCGGGAGTCTGGGCGCTGGCAAGACGACGCTGCTCAACCACCTGCTGTCGACCGCCGGCGATCGGACGCTCGCGGTGCTGGTAAACGACATGGGCGAGGTGAACGTCGACGCAGAACTCGTCGCCGAGGGCTCCGAACTGGAACTCGACGACGGCGTCGCGGAACTCTCGAACGGCTGTATCTGCTGTGAGTTGCAGGACGACCTCGAGACCGCCGTCGTCCGGCTGGCTCGCGATCGGTCCTTCGACCACCTCGTCGTCGAGTCGTCGGGGATCTCCGAACCCGCGCCGGTCGCGCGGCTGTTCACGACGGAGTCCCGCGTCGCCGCGCGCTACACGGTCGACACGCTCGTAACCGTTCTCGACACGCCCGCGTTCCTCGACGCCTTCGCCGGCGAGGAGGTTCCCGAACGCCGCGGCGAGGAGGCCGATCGCCCCCTCTCGGACCTGCTCGTCGATCAGGTCGAGGTCTCGAACGTCGTCCTGTGCAACAAGGCCGACCGGTGCAGCGAGGACGACCTCGCGGCGGCCGAGGAACTCGTCCACGCGCTCCAGCCGGACGCCGAGACGATCCGCACGGAGTTCTCGGCGGTCGATCCCGATCGCATACTCGGTCGCGGGCTGTTCGACCCCGATCGGCTCTCGGAGTTGCCCGGCTGGAAACGTGCACTCGAGGACGATCACGACGACCACGGGGACGGCCACGAGGACGGGGGCGAAGACGCCCACGAGCACCACGACGCCGAGCACGCACACCACCATCCCGACGAGGTCTACGGCGTCTCGTCGTTCGTCTTCCGGCGTCGGCGACCGTTCCACCCCGATCGATTCGCGTCGTTCTTGCGCGACCTCCCGCCAGAAATCGTCCGTGCGAAGGGGACGGCGTGGCTCGGGGGCAACGAGATGCGGGTCGCGATCGCTCAGGCCGGGCCGTCGATCAGGGCCACCGCGCAGGGGCCGTGGATCGCGAGCCTCCCCGAGATCGAACGCGACATGTACCGATCGAACCGACCGGACCTCGCGTGGGACGACGAGCACGGCGATCGGCGGACCGAACTCGTCTTCATCGGCACCGACTACGACGAATCGGCGCTCCGGGCGGCGCTCTCGGAGGCGCTCGTGACCGACGACGAGTGGGCGAGCGACGACTCCCTCGCGACCGACGACCCGTTCCCCGACGAGCAGGGCGCGGAGACTGTCGTTCGCGAACCCTGA